From the genome of Malus sylvestris chromosome 6, drMalSylv7.2, whole genome shotgun sequence, one region includes:
- the LOC126625235 gene encoding protein MEI2-like 1, whose protein sequence is MPFEIMDQRGVSVTSHFFDEIPFPAERQVGFQKLKTMSDYQAGVGGMVPTPGSKLGSSMPSKMYLPNGAQSVDHLDLPQSNLAGEQTERLSIGGGVPNISKASWKPMDHQPKLWSDLSAKPTPYSSVGGKTVINGAHHESSLFSSSLSEIFSRKLRLLRSDFVSHQSTNNSAYQHEEEPFESLEEIEAQTIGNLLPDENDLFSGMTDEPGYKAHVNIGDGFEDFDLFSSGGGMELEGDDQGVYNSSIAGEHPFGEHPSRTLFVRNINSNIEDLELKALFERYGDIRALYTACKHRGFVMISYYDIRAAQNALRALQSKPLRRRKLDIHYSIPKDNPSDKDINQGTLVLFNLDSSVSNDELSKTFGSYGEIKEIRETPHKPHNKFIEFYDVRAAEAALHALNRSEIGGKQIKLEPSRPGGTRRGLAQVSEQEQDEFKFCHSLSDSLSTGTKPTLHPGVVTSSCMVNGFGLGLHSALRSPVSTFIENALSHQSSSVPDTLPAPVTGASIGKKFSLCDPDQSLDDMNFGNQSVPGIHPHSLPEYNDSLARGIPCNTAGAIGSMNGNLGLRMREGTDRRSTVSANGHLVELNGGAFGSPGNGSRPVHAHPYVLNNSNLYQQHPSSPMMWQNSPSFISGPTAHHFPQMPGFHRTPPHMLSGTSPVHHHVGSAPAVNPSLWERHAFSGESPDTSSLHLGSLGFARFAGSPQMHPVDVSSLNLFSLTGGNFLDMTTSTRQRSSQEMGHMFPGRNSMNSMPSSFDSQNERGVRSLSHRRNEANSNNADKRQYELDIERILHGEDRRTTLMIKNIPNKYTSKMLLAAIDEQCRGIYDFLYLPIDFKNKCNVGYAFINMIDPHQIVPFYKAFNGKKWEKFNSEKVASLAYARIQGKAALIAHFQNSSLMNEDKRCRPILFHTEGPNAGDPEPFPMGTNIRSRPGKPRTAGYDDNHHHGSPSATANGEEKSKESEQDLFYPDF, encoded by the exons ATGCCATTTGAAATAATGGATCAAAGGGGTGTATCTGTCACTTCCCACTTCTTTGATGAAATCCCTTTTCCTGCTGAG AGACAAGTCGGATTTCAGAAGCTGAAAACCATGTCTGATTACCAAG CGGGAGTCGGTGGAATGGTACCGACACCTGGCAGCAAGTTGGGATCTTCAATGCCATCTAAAATGTATTTACCAAATGGGGCACAGTCGGTGGATCACTTGGATCTGCCACAATCCAATCTGGCTGGGGAGCAAACAGAAAGACTAAGCATCGGTGGAGGGGTTCCCAACATCTCCAAGGCCTCGTGGAAACCTATGGATCACCAACCAAAATTGTGGTCAGACTTGTCCGCAAAGCCAACACCTTATAGCTCGGTTGGTGGCAAAACTGTTATTAATGGCGCCCATCATGAAAGTAGCCTGTTCTCAAGCTCTTTGTCTGAAATTTTTAGCAGAAAAT TGCGATTATTGAGGAGTGATTTTGTTTCTCATCAATCTACTAACAACAGTGCTTACCAACATGAGGAAGAGCCCTTTGAATCTCTTGAAGAAATTGAGGCACAAACAATTGGAAATCTCCTTCCagatgaaaatgacttgttttctGGCATGACAGATGAGCCGGGTTATAAGGCTCATGTTaatattggtgatggatttgaAGATTTTGATCTCTTTAGCAGTGGTGGTGGAATGGAATTGGAAGGCGATGATCAAGGGGTTTATAATAGCTCAATTGCGGGTGAACACCCTTTTGGAGAACACCCTTCCCGAACACTTTTTGTCCGCAATATTAATAGCAACATTGAAGATTTGGAATTGAAGGCTCTTTTTGAG CGATATGGAGACATCCGGGCACTTTACACAGCCTGCAAGCATCGTGGGTTTGTTATGATTTCTTATTATGATATAAGGGCTGCCCAAAATGCACTAAGAGCACTTCAAAGTAAGCCACTGAGGCGTAGGAAGCTTGACATACATTATTCGATACCCAAA GACAATCCTTCTGATAAAGATATTAACCAAGGAACGCTAGTGTTATTCAACCTTGATTCTTCTGTTTCTAATGACGAGCTTTCTAAAACTTTTGGATCTTATGGAGAAATTAAAGAA ATCCGTGAGACTCCACACAAGCCACATAACAAGTTCATAGAGTTTTATGATGTTAGAGCTGCAGAAGCTGCTCTCCATGCATTGAATAGGAGTGAGATTGGAGGGAAGCAGATCAAGCTTGAACCCAGCCGTCCAGGGGGCACAAGGAGGGG TTTGGCTCAAGTTTCCGAGCAGGAGCAAGATGAATTCAAATTTTGTCATAGCTTGTCTGACAGTTTATCAACAGGCACCAAGC CAACACTTCATCCTGGAGTGGTCACATCAAGCTGCATGGTTAATGGATTTGGCCTGGGCTTACACTCTGCACTCCGTTCACCTGTGAGCACATTTATTGAAAACGCTTTATCTCATCAGAGTTCAAGTGTTCCAGATACCTTGCCCGCTCCAGTGACAGGGGCATCTATAGGGAAAAAATTTAGCCTCTGTGACCCCGATCAGTCTCTGGATGACATGAATTTTGGTAATCAGAGTGTTCCCGGCATACATCCTCATTCGCTTCCTGAGTATAACGACAGTTTAGCCCGTGGTATTCCATGCAACACTGCTGGTGCTATCGGAAGCATGAATGGCAATCTGGGACTTAGAATGAGAGAAGGAACAGACAGAAGGTCCACTGTCAGTGCAAATGGTCACCTAGTGGAACTGAACGGAGGAG CTTTTGGATCTCCTGGAAATGGGAGCCGCCCGGTTCATGCTCATCCCTATGTTTTGAATAACTCCAACTTGTACCAGCAGCATCCTTCAAGTCCCATGATGTGGCAGAATTCACCATCATTTATCAGTGGTCCTACTGCGCATCACTTTCCCCAAATGCCAGGATTCCACAGGACACCACCTCATATGCTGAGCGGTACTTCGCCTGTGCACCACCATGTAGGATCAGCTCCGGCTGTTAACCCTTCCCTTTGGGAAAGGCATGCCTTTTCAGGGGAGTCTCCTGACACTTCTAGCCTTCACTTGGGTTCTCTTGGCTTTGCACGTTTTGCCGGTAGTCCCCAGATGCATCCTGTGGATGTCTCTTCACTCAACCTCTTCTCTCTTACTGGTGGAAATTTCTTGGACATGACTACCAGTACCCGGCAGCGCTCTTCACAGGAGATGGGCCACATGTTTCCCGGTAGAAATTCGATGAATTCAATGCCTTCCTCTTTTGATTCCCAAAACGAACGTGGTGTTAGAAGCCTGTCTCACCGAAGAAATGAAGCAAACTCTAACAATGCTGATAAGAGACAATATGAGCTTGATATTGAACGAATACTCCATGGGGAAGACAGACGCACCACATTGATGATAAAGAACATTCCCAACAA GTACACTTCAAAGATGCTTCTTGCTGCAATTGATGAGCAGTGTCGCGGAATTTATGACTTTCTTTATTTGCCAATCGACTTCAAG AACAAATGCAATGTGGGATACGCATTCATCAACATGATTGATCCTCATCAGATTGTTCCATTCTATAAG GCATTCAATGGAAAAAAATGGGAGAAGTTCAACAGTGAAAAGGTGGCATCACTTGCATATGCTCGTATTCAGGGAAAAGCTGCTCTTATTGCCCATTTTCAGAACTCAAGCTTAATGAACGAGGACAAACGCTGCCGTCCCATTCTCTTCCACACGGAGGGTCCAAATGCTGGTGATCCG GAACCCTTTCCCATGGGTACCAACATCCGGTCAAGACCAGGAAAACCTCGAACAGCTGGCTACGATGATAACCATCATCACGGGAGTCCTTCGGCAACTGCAAACGGAGAGGAAAAATCCAAGGAATCCGAGCAAGACTTGTTCTACCCAGATTTCTAA
- the LOC126625237 gene encoding uncharacterized protein LOC126625237 isoform X1, producing MSDLKKPKTEDVEIIDGGGEQAANKVKMAEEENGYPDSRQEQEEALVALIEHRTREVHHLRNRVSYYKTQLGEAERRLTDTEIKLARLRRQDRVGSTRSSPGTGTNSVKVECRSTSPIHLYEGSSRHQHQSKTELFIPAVGPKVSHPTMVAGSSGKAPVSSSAQASPSVSSQSVSANRMKGDKSYRNSSKQEVEVQDKGTKRKFEKKEHKELVPLVHTSSQPCKINCYASSHISSQHKRKLRSLSLCPVNDQLFVTSALDGVVNFWQVQSKGSSASRLSSTDCVSPNRRWPEDIAWHPDGNRLFSVYSADGGDSQVSVLDLNTTQGKGRVTFFEDKPHVRGIINNIVFPPWEDTCFVTGGSDHAVIIWKETDAENVWKPKTLHRNMHSSAVMGVAGMFQKQMILSAGADKRIVGFDANTGRAEFKHQIESKCMSVLPNPCDFNLFMVQSGTHEKQLRLFDIRLRQTEIHAFGWKQESSESQSALINQAWSPDGLYISSGTADPLIHIFDIRYNANKPSQSISAHQKRVFKAVWLHSCPLLISISSDLNIGLHKTT from the exons ATGAGTGATCTGAAGAAGCCCAAGACGGAGGACGTAGAAATCATAGACGGCGGCGGTGAACAAGCAGCAAACAAGGTGAAGATGGCGGAGGAGGAGAACGGCTACCCAGATAGCAGACAGGAGCAAGAAGAAGCCCTTGTTGCTCTGATCGAGCATCGCACCCGCGAAGTCCACCACCTTCGCAACCGCGTCTCCTATTACAAAACTCAG CTTGGGGAAGCAGAGAGGAGGTTAACTGATACTGAAATTAAGTTGGCTCGACTTCGACGCCAAGACAGAGTAGGGTCAACTAGGAGTTCACCCGGTACTGGAACGAATAGTGTAAAGGTGGAGTGCAGATCAACAAGTCCTATCCATTTATATGAAGGTTCTTCTAGACACCAGCATCAATCGAAAACAGAACTTTTCATTCCTGCTGTCGGCCCAAAAGTTTCCCATCCTACAATGGTGGCAGGGTCTAGTGGGAAAGCTCCAGTTAGTTCTAGTGCTCAAGCAAGTCCATCTGTTTCTAGTCAGTCTGTTAGTGCTAACAGAATGAAAGGGGACAAATCTTATAGAAATTCTTCAAAGCAGGAAGTTGAAGTTCAAGATAAAGGGACAAAACGGAAATTTG AAAAGAAAGAACACAAAGAATTAGTGCCATTGGTTCACACTAGCTCTCAACCATGTAAAATCAACTGCTATGCAAGCAGTCACATCTCAAGTCAGCACAAGAGAAAGTTGAGAAGTCTTTCTTTGTGCCCAGTGAACGATCAGCTTTTTGTGACCAG TGCTTTGGATGGAGTAGTCAACTTCTGGCAAGTTCAGTCCAAGGG GTCTAGTGCTTCTCGGCTTAGTTCTACTGATTGTGTATCTCCAAACAGGAGATGGCCAGAAGATATTGCCTGGCATCCTGATGGAAACAGACTATTTTCTGTGTATAGTGCTGATGGTGGTGACTCGCAAGTATCGGTTCTAGATCTAAATACAACACAAGGG AAAGGTCGTGTTACTTTCTTTGAAGATAAGCCTCATGTGAGAGGGATCATTAACAACATAGTTTTTCCCCCTTGGGAGGATACCTGTTTTGTCACTGGTGGTAGTGATCATGCTGTTATAATCTGGAAAGAGACGGATGCGGAGAATGTATGGAAACCAAAGACATTGCATAGGAATATGCATTCATCTGCTGTTATGGGAGTAGCCGGGATGTTCCAAAAGCAGATGATACTATCAGCTGGAGCAGACAAGAGAATTGTTGGGTTTGACGCTAACACGGGAAGAGCAGAGTTTAAGCATCAGATAGAAAGTAAATGCATGAGTGTCTTGCCAAATCCTTGCGACTTTAATCTCTTCATGGTTCAATCAGG GACGCATGAGAAGCAGCTCCGACTATTTGATATCAGACTGAGGCAAACAGAAATCCATGCTTTTGGTTGGAAGCAAGAGAGCAGTGAATCTCAGTCAGCTCTGATCAATCAGGCCTGGTCTCCCGACGGCTTATACATCTCATCTGGTACCGCAGATCCATTGATCCACATATTCGATATCAGATACAATGCCAACAAGCCTTCTCAGTCTATCAGTGCTCATCAGAAACGGGTTTTCAAAGCTGTATGGCTCCACTCATGCCCCCTTCTCATTTCCATATCTTCTGATTTGAACATTGGTCTACACAAAACCACGTAG
- the LOC126625237 gene encoding uncharacterized protein LOC126625237 isoform X2, protein MQLGEAERRLTDTEIKLARLRRQDRVGSTRSSPGTGTNSVKVECRSTSPIHLYEGSSRHQHQSKTELFIPAVGPKVSHPTMVAGSSGKAPVSSSAQASPSVSSQSVSANRMKGDKSYRNSSKQEVEVQDKGTKRKFEKKEHKELVPLVHTSSQPCKINCYASSHISSQHKRKLRSLSLCPVNDQLFVTSALDGVVNFWQVQSKGSSASRLSSTDCVSPNRRWPEDIAWHPDGNRLFSVYSADGGDSQVSVLDLNTTQGKGRVTFFEDKPHVRGIINNIVFPPWEDTCFVTGGSDHAVIIWKETDAENVWKPKTLHRNMHSSAVMGVAGMFQKQMILSAGADKRIVGFDANTGRAEFKHQIESKCMSVLPNPCDFNLFMVQSGTHEKQLRLFDIRLRQTEIHAFGWKQESSESQSALINQAWSPDGLYISSGTADPLIHIFDIRYNANKPSQSISAHQKRVFKAVWLHSCPLLISISSDLNIGLHKTT, encoded by the exons ATGCAGCTTGGGGAAGCAGAGAGGAGGTTAACTGATACTGAAATTAAGTTGGCTCGACTTCGACGCCAAGACAGAGTAGGGTCAACTAGGAGTTCACCCGGTACTGGAACGAATAGTGTAAAGGTGGAGTGCAGATCAACAAGTCCTATCCATTTATATGAAGGTTCTTCTAGACACCAGCATCAATCGAAAACAGAACTTTTCATTCCTGCTGTCGGCCCAAAAGTTTCCCATCCTACAATGGTGGCAGGGTCTAGTGGGAAAGCTCCAGTTAGTTCTAGTGCTCAAGCAAGTCCATCTGTTTCTAGTCAGTCTGTTAGTGCTAACAGAATGAAAGGGGACAAATCTTATAGAAATTCTTCAAAGCAGGAAGTTGAAGTTCAAGATAAAGGGACAAAACGGAAATTTG AAAAGAAAGAACACAAAGAATTAGTGCCATTGGTTCACACTAGCTCTCAACCATGTAAAATCAACTGCTATGCAAGCAGTCACATCTCAAGTCAGCACAAGAGAAAGTTGAGAAGTCTTTCTTTGTGCCCAGTGAACGATCAGCTTTTTGTGACCAG TGCTTTGGATGGAGTAGTCAACTTCTGGCAAGTTCAGTCCAAGGG GTCTAGTGCTTCTCGGCTTAGTTCTACTGATTGTGTATCTCCAAACAGGAGATGGCCAGAAGATATTGCCTGGCATCCTGATGGAAACAGACTATTTTCTGTGTATAGTGCTGATGGTGGTGACTCGCAAGTATCGGTTCTAGATCTAAATACAACACAAGGG AAAGGTCGTGTTACTTTCTTTGAAGATAAGCCTCATGTGAGAGGGATCATTAACAACATAGTTTTTCCCCCTTGGGAGGATACCTGTTTTGTCACTGGTGGTAGTGATCATGCTGTTATAATCTGGAAAGAGACGGATGCGGAGAATGTATGGAAACCAAAGACATTGCATAGGAATATGCATTCATCTGCTGTTATGGGAGTAGCCGGGATGTTCCAAAAGCAGATGATACTATCAGCTGGAGCAGACAAGAGAATTGTTGGGTTTGACGCTAACACGGGAAGAGCAGAGTTTAAGCATCAGATAGAAAGTAAATGCATGAGTGTCTTGCCAAATCCTTGCGACTTTAATCTCTTCATGGTTCAATCAGG GACGCATGAGAAGCAGCTCCGACTATTTGATATCAGACTGAGGCAAACAGAAATCCATGCTTTTGGTTGGAAGCAAGAGAGCAGTGAATCTCAGTCAGCTCTGATCAATCAGGCCTGGTCTCCCGACGGCTTATACATCTCATCTGGTACCGCAGATCCATTGATCCACATATTCGATATCAGATACAATGCCAACAAGCCTTCTCAGTCTATCAGTGCTCATCAGAAACGGGTTTTCAAAGCTGTATGGCTCCACTCATGCCCCCTTCTCATTTCCATATCTTCTGATTTGAACATTGGTCTACACAAAACCACGTAG